A single window of Xylocopilactobacillus apicola DNA harbors:
- a CDS encoding universal stress protein, which translates to MDNEFKKLKDEKITFRRILVGVDDSADAQLAFKYAIREALEHHADLIITSILESDEMNIYQALSRDYIHGERAELEKHVEEYRNLALEAGVENVELVISEGDPGETIVKNVIPATKADLLVIGSLAKKGIRKHFGSQAAYMAKHSPISVMVVR; encoded by the coding sequence ATGGATAATGAATTTAAAAAATTAAAAGATGAAAAAATAACTTTTAGGCGTATTCTGGTCGGCGTCGATGATTCAGCTGATGCCCAATTAGCTTTTAAATATGCTATTCGGGAGGCTTTGGAACACCATGCAGATTTAATAATCACTTCGATTTTGGAAAGTGATGAAATGAATATCTATCAAGCTCTTAGTCGTGATTATATTCATGGCGAGCGAGCAGAGTTGGAAAAACACGTTGAAGAGTATCGCAATTTAGCTCTGGAGGCTGGCGTTGAAAACGTTGAGCTAGTGATTAGCGAGGGTGATCCTGGAGAAACGATTGTAAAAAATGTGATTCCTGCAACCAAGGCTGATTTACTGGTCATTGGATCACTTGCAAAGAAAGGAATTCGTAAACATTTCGGTTCACAAGCTGCCTATATGGCTAAACATTCACCAATTTCGGTGATGGTAGTGAGATAA
- the srlE gene encoding PTS glucitol/sorbitol transporter subunit IIB, which translates to MSSWHSIKITKGSGGWGGPLVITPTEEKHKFIYVTGGDRPEIVDRIEQLSGMKAVDGFKTSIPDNETALAIIDCGGTLRCGIYPKKRIPTVNVLRTGKSGPLAQYITPDIYVSAVDVDQIQLADESEANEMQATEEPVKDTKYDTTQTITQQTSHRSLLARIGMGAGKVISTFNQAAKNSVQTVINTIIPFMAFVALLIGIINGSGLGKAVAKLLVPLAGNIWGLIILGFICSLPFLSPILGPGAVISQIIGTLIGVEIGKGHIPPQYALPALFAINTQNACDFIPVGLGLEEASSETVEVGVPSVLYSRFLNGAPRVFVAWLASFGLYSGH; encoded by the coding sequence ATGAGTTCATGGCATAGTATTAAAATTACTAAAGGTTCTGGCGGCTGGGGTGGTCCATTAGTTATTACCCCTACTGAAGAAAAACACAAGTTCATTTATGTCACGGGTGGTGATCGGCCTGAAATAGTTGATCGCATTGAACAGTTGTCGGGGATGAAGGCAGTCGATGGCTTTAAAACCTCCATTCCTGATAACGAGACAGCTTTGGCGATTATTGACTGCGGCGGAACATTACGTTGCGGAATTTATCCTAAGAAACGAATTCCGACGGTCAACGTTTTAAGAACTGGTAAAAGTGGTCCTTTGGCTCAATATATCACGCCAGATATTTATGTTTCAGCAGTTGATGTTGATCAAATTCAGTTAGCTGATGAGTCAGAGGCTAATGAGATGCAAGCGACTGAAGAACCAGTCAAAGACACGAAATATGACACTACGCAAACTATCACCCAACAAACCAGCCACCGTAGTTTGTTAGCACGAATTGGGATGGGTGCAGGTAAAGTTATTTCTACGTTCAATCAGGCAGCAAAAAATTCAGTCCAGACAGTTATCAATACAATTATTCCTTTTATGGCTTTTGTAGCTTTATTGATTGGAATCATCAATGGCTCTGGCCTTGGAAAAGCTGTGGCTAAATTGTTAGTTCCGTTGGCTGGAAATATCTGGGGCTTGATCATTTTAGGATTTATCTGTTCACTGCCTTTCCTTTCACCAATTTTGGGTCCGGGAGCTGTAATTTCTCAGATAATCGGAACTTTAATTGGTGTTGAGATTGGTAAGGGCCATATCCCACCACAATATGCATTACCTGCATTATTTGCAATTAACACTCAAAACGCCTGTGATTTTATTCCAGTTGGTTTAGGTTTGGAAGAAGCTAGCTCTGAAACAGTTGAAGTAGGGGTGCCATCCGTTTTGTATTCGCGATTTTTAAACGGTGCCCCAAGGGTTTTTGTCGCTTGGCTTGCTAGTTTTGGGCTATATTCAGGTCATTAA
- a CDS encoding Nramp family divalent metal transporter, producing the protein MSDEREIKQKKQHLVHYANGPSLEEINGTVEVPKGMNFWKTLFMYSGPGALVAVGYMDPGNWSTSITGGQNFQYLLMSVILLSSLIAMLLQYMAAKLGIVSQMDLAQAIRARTSRTLGIVLWILTELAIMATDIAEVIGGAIALYLLFKIPLFYAVLITVFDVLLLLLLTKIGFRKIEAIVVCLILVILLVFVYQVALSNPDWKAVFGGLIPTSKTFASKPIVGGQSPIQGALGIIGATVMPHNLYLHSAISQTRKVNHDDEEDIARTVRFTTWDSNIQLSFAFVVNSLLLIMGVAVFKTGAVKDPSFFGLFEALSDTSTLSNGVLISVAKSGVLSVLFAVALLASGQNSTITGTLTGQVIMEGFIHMKMPLWLRRLITRLLSVVPVLLCVGLTSKLPEVQQHEALNTLMNNSQVFLAFALPFSMLPLLLMTNNKLEMGKRFANSLWVRIAGWVSVLGLTFLNMKGLPDSIASFYGDHPTAAQLQQADIIAYIAIAVILALLAWTIIDMYLNNKKLMEKAESQGA; encoded by the coding sequence ATGTCTGACGAAAGAGAAATTAAGCAAAAGAAGCAACATTTAGTTCACTATGCTAATGGCCCTTCGCTTGAAGAAATTAACGGAACTGTTGAAGTTCCAAAAGGAATGAATTTTTGGAAAACCCTTTTTATGTATTCTGGACCCGGTGCTTTGGTGGCTGTGGGTTATATGGATCCAGGAAATTGGTCAACTTCAATTACCGGCGGGCAGAATTTTCAATATTTATTAATGTCTGTGATCTTACTGTCGAGTTTAATTGCAATGTTGCTTCAATACATGGCAGCTAAACTGGGCATCGTAAGTCAGATGGACTTAGCCCAAGCAATTCGGGCTAGGACAAGTCGGACTTTAGGAATCGTGCTATGGATTTTGACTGAATTAGCAATTATGGCGACAGATATTGCAGAAGTTATTGGAGGCGCAATTGCCTTATATTTGTTGTTTAAGATTCCGCTATTCTATGCAGTTTTAATTACAGTTTTTGACGTATTATTATTACTTCTTCTGACGAAAATTGGGTTTCGAAAAATTGAAGCCATTGTCGTTTGTTTGATTTTAGTTATATTGCTTGTTTTTGTGTATCAAGTTGCCTTATCTAATCCAGATTGGAAAGCAGTGTTTGGCGGGTTAATTCCTACGAGCAAGACTTTTGCCTCAAAACCAATTGTAGGTGGACAAAGTCCAATTCAAGGGGCTTTGGGAATTATTGGTGCAACTGTAATGCCGCATAATTTATATCTGCATTCTGCAATCTCTCAAACTCGTAAAGTGAATCACGATGATGAAGAAGATATTGCACGGACAGTTAGATTTACGACTTGGGATTCTAATATTCAGCTTTCTTTTGCTTTTGTGGTTAATTCTTTACTATTAATAATGGGAGTTGCAGTTTTTAAGACTGGTGCAGTTAAAGATCCATCATTTTTTGGTTTATTTGAAGCACTATCTGATACCTCAACACTTAGTAACGGAGTTTTAATCAGCGTCGCTAAATCAGGTGTGCTTTCAGTTTTATTTGCAGTAGCGCTTCTTGCATCTGGGCAGAACTCGACAATTACTGGGACCTTAACGGGGCAAGTAATTATGGAGGGTTTTATTCATATGAAGATGCCTTTGTGGTTGAGACGTTTGATTACGCGCTTGCTTTCAGTAGTGCCAGTGTTGCTTTGTGTCGGTTTGACAAGCAAACTGCCGGAAGTTCAACAACATGAAGCCTTGAATACTTTAATGAATAATTCACAAGTCTTTTTGGCGTTTGCTCTTCCTTTTTCAATGCTGCCACTATTGTTAATGACTAATAATAAGCTTGAGATGGGTAAAAGATTTGCGAACTCGCTTTGGGTCAGGATTGCTGGTTGGGTTTCGGTTTTAGGACTCACTTTTCTAAATATGAAAGGTTTACCTGACTCAATTGCATCCTTTTATGGTGATCATCCAACCGCTGCTCAATTACAACAGGCTGATATCATTGCTTATATCGCAATCGCGGTGATCCTTGCCTTGTTGGCTTGGACGATAATTGATATGTATCTAAATAATAAGAAGTTGATGGAAAAGGCTGAAAGCCAAGGTGCATAA
- the srlA gene encoding PTS glucitol/sorbitol transporter subunit IIC, giving the protein MKYISEFAKGFMGLFQSGAKTFIDWMGSIVPVVLLLLVLMNSIIAFVGEERMNKFAKFASKNPFTRYLLLPFLSAFMLGNPMSFTMARFLPEFYKPSYYAAQAQFCHTSNGVFPHINPAELFVWMGIAQGVEKLRLNSMDLAIRYMLVGIVMNFIGGWVTDFTTAYVCKTTGIQLSKTAEVTAD; this is encoded by the coding sequence ATGAAATATATTAGTGAATTTGCCAAAGGCTTCATGGGATTATTTCAAAGTGGAGCAAAAACTTTTATTGATTGGATGGGTTCAATTGTACCAGTAGTCTTACTTTTGTTGGTATTAATGAATAGTATTATCGCTTTTGTTGGTGAAGAGCGGATGAATAAGTTTGCAAAATTCGCCTCTAAAAATCCGTTTACGCGTTATTTATTACTTCCATTTTTATCAGCGTTCATGCTCGGAAATCCGATGTCTTTTACGATGGCACGTTTTTTGCCAGAATTCTATAAGCCAAGTTACTACGCAGCTCAAGCTCAATTCTGTCATACAAGTAACGGAGTGTTCCCTCATATCAATCCAGCAGAATTGTTTGTTTGGATGGGAATCGCCCAGGGAGTTGAAAAGTTACGTCTCAATTCGATGGATTTAGCTATCAGATACATGCTGGTTGGAATTGTAATGAATTTCATCGGTGGTTGGGTCACAGATTTTACCACTGCTTACGTTTGCAAAACTACGGGAATTCAATTGTCAAAAACAGCTGAAGTGACAGCTGATTAA
- a CDS encoding Ltp family lipoprotein: MKKNTANSQTSHKKKKIYQKWEFWTIIVLSLCAFSYLIFRPSSKPAVPHKEAEKSLKLNDHKKVTDSKSVKKAMEEVEEQIGYDLGYSKKEIMKRLTRDKKFSSDVAEEAIKKSKINWNKQALIKAEQLIEHGGISKRELYTNLKTASLYGFTESEAQYAVDHLKVNWNKQALNAAKDSIRNGDDSKEYLRLKLRKYSKFRNSEVQYAMDHLTSEDVNWNQQALKNAKNNLKYGPHSKTNLLEDLSSDSKGFTKEEAQYAVDNLTDVNWGEQALREARSKLKYDTYSKQKLIEELSDESTGYTQEEAQYAVDHLSIDWSEMVVKAAKSYKSYGYDNDELREALVDRDKFTPEQVDAVLNGI; this comes from the coding sequence ATGAAAAAAAACACTGCAAATAGTCAAACTTCACATAAGAAGAAAAAAATTTATCAAAAATGGGAATTTTGGACAATTATAGTTCTCTCTTTATGTGCTTTTAGTTACCTAATATTTCGCCCAAGCAGTAAACCCGCTGTGCCCCATAAAGAAGCAGAGAAATCTTTAAAGCTTAATGACCACAAAAAAGTTACTGACAGCAAGAGCGTAAAAAAAGCTATGGAGGAAGTCGAAGAACAAATTGGATACGATTTAGGCTATTCCAAAAAAGAGATCATGAAGCGCCTTACTCGTGACAAAAAATTTAGTTCAGATGTTGCTGAAGAAGCAATCAAGAAATCTAAAATCAATTGGAATAAACAAGCTCTAATTAAGGCCGAACAACTAATAGAGCACGGGGGCATTTCTAAAAGAGAGCTCTACACAAACCTTAAAACAGCTAGCTTGTATGGTTTTACTGAATCTGAGGCCCAATACGCAGTTGACCATCTCAAAGTTAATTGGAACAAACAAGCTCTCAATGCTGCCAAGGATTCTATTAGAAACGGTGACGATTCCAAAGAATACCTCCGTCTTAAGTTGAGAAAGTACTCGAAATTCCGCAATTCAGAGGTTCAATATGCAATGGATCACTTAACCAGCGAAGATGTGAATTGGAACCAGCAAGCGCTAAAAAACGCCAAAAACAACCTTAAATACGGCCCTCATTCCAAAACGAACTTGCTAGAAGATCTGTCTAGCGATTCTAAAGGTTTTACTAAAGAAGAAGCTCAATATGCCGTCGACAATTTGACTGACGTGAATTGGGGCGAACAGGCGCTTAGAGAAGCACGAAGCAAGCTGAAATATGACACTTACTCTAAGCAGAAATTGATCGAAGAATTGTCTGACGAAAGCACTGGCTACACGCAAGAAGAGGCTCAATATGCCGTCGATCACTTAAGCATTGATTGGAGCGAAATGGTCGTAAAAGCTGCCAAAAGTTATAAATCGTATGGATATGATAACGATGAGTTGCGAGAAGCTTTAGTTGACCGAGATAAATTTACTCCCGAACAAGTCGATGCAGTTCTTAACGGAATTTAG
- a CDS encoding PTS glucitol/sorbitol transporter subunit IIA, whose protein sequence is MINSDGKKAEKTIFSTQVKEIGTDAKEFKEIKMMILFGDEAPDALRSSCYIIDLKPVAKEIEKDMILKIDDNSYPITAVGNEVQRNLTNLGHIAISFTGASSAELPGTLYVEDHDYPEVLVGSRVSICQK, encoded by the coding sequence GTGATAAATTCGGATGGAAAAAAAGCAGAAAAAACAATTTTTTCAACGCAAGTAAAAGAAATTGGAACTGACGCTAAAGAATTTAAAGAAATTAAAATGATGATTTTGTTTGGTGATGAAGCACCTGATGCGCTAAGATCTTCATGCTATATTATTGATCTTAAGCCGGTCGCTAAAGAAATTGAAAAAGACATGATTTTAAAGATTGACGATAATTCCTATCCGATTACTGCAGTTGGCAATGAGGTTCAACGCAATTTAACTAATTTGGGACATATTGCAATTAGTTTTACCGGGGCCAGCAGTGCTGAATTACCGGGAACTTTATATGTTGAAGACCATGATTATCCAGAAGTGTTGGTTGGAAGCAGAGTTTCAATTTGTCAAAAATAA
- a CDS encoding ABC transporter ATP-binding protein: protein MLEIQNLTYQIDQEILFKDLSFTVEDGHSLLMTGPSGGGKSTILKIIARLVGIQKGEVSLNQQDIYDLPIETYRQRVSYAAQSAQLFGQTIRDNLDLPFLIRNLPIDQAKEKAGLEQMELSDKYLDKPINDLSGGEKQRVGVLRNLIFPPDVLLLDEISTGLDAKTKSKIWEFIDKLQAEHQFCLITVSHDQGEIDRAENKIVIGGGSDD, encoded by the coding sequence ATGTTAGAAATTCAAAATTTAACCTACCAAATTGATCAAGAGATCTTGTTTAAGGATCTAAGTTTTACCGTTGAGGATGGTCATAGCTTACTCATGACTGGTCCTTCGGGTGGCGGAAAAAGTACAATTTTAAAAATTATTGCCCGTCTGGTGGGAATTCAGAAAGGAGAAGTTTCTTTAAATCAGCAAGATATTTACGATTTGCCGATCGAAACTTATCGTCAGCGAGTTTCTTACGCCGCTCAAAGTGCTCAGCTTTTTGGTCAAACGATTCGTGATAATTTAGATTTACCATTTCTCATTCGTAACTTACCAATTGATCAAGCCAAAGAGAAGGCGGGCTTGGAGCAAATGGAGTTGTCTGATAAATACTTGGATAAACCGATCAATGATCTGTCGGGTGGCGAGAAACAGCGCGTAGGAGTCTTGCGGAACTTGATTTTTCCACCGGATGTGCTGCTTTTGGACGAAATTTCTACCGGGCTTGATGCTAAAACAAAAAGCAAAATTTGGGAATTTATCGATAAATTGCAGGCTGAACATCAGTTTTGTTTGATTACTGTGAGTCACGATCAAGGTGAAATTGATCGGGCTGAAAACAAAATTGTAATTGGAGGTGGATCTGATGACTAA